A region from the Geitlerinema sp. PCC 9228 genome encodes:
- the hemE gene encoding uroporphyrinogen decarboxylase: MAGSNQTPYLLRAARGETLSRPPVWMMRQAGRYMKSYRELRQKYPSFRERSENVDLAVEISLQPFHAFHPDGVILFSDILTPLPGVGISFDIVENKGPVIDPPIRTQEQIQNLHELDPEASLPFVGKILKTLRQEVSDRAAVLGFVGAPWTLAAYAIEGKTSKDYRTIKSMAFSEPDVLHKFLGKLADAIAIYVRYQIDSGAQMVQLFDSWAGQLSPQDYETFALPYQQRVVQQVKATHPDTPLILYINNSAGLLERMAKTGVDIISLDWTVDMAEARQRLGNMTVQGNIDPCVLFGTQDTIRDRMLETIRKAGKNGHILNLGHGVLPPTPEENVAFFFETAKQADQLLGW; encoded by the coding sequence ATGGCAGGGTCAAATCAAACTCCTTATTTGCTCAGAGCGGCGCGTGGCGAGACACTCAGCCGTCCTCCCGTGTGGATGATGCGTCAGGCAGGGCGGTATATGAAAAGCTATCGGGAATTGCGTCAGAAATATCCATCGTTTCGCGAACGTTCGGAAAACGTAGATTTGGCGGTGGAAATCTCCTTGCAGCCGTTTCATGCTTTTCATCCGGATGGCGTAATTTTATTTTCCGATATTCTAACGCCGCTACCTGGTGTTGGTATTTCTTTTGATATTGTAGAAAACAAAGGACCGGTCATCGACCCCCCCATTCGCACGCAAGAACAAATCCAGAACCTCCACGAACTGGATCCAGAAGCTTCGTTGCCGTTTGTGGGGAAAATTCTGAAAACGCTACGTCAGGAAGTTAGCGATCGCGCGGCGGTTTTAGGCTTTGTGGGTGCTCCTTGGACCCTGGCTGCCTATGCCATTGAAGGCAAAACGTCTAAAGATTATCGTACCATTAAAAGTATGGCTTTTAGCGAACCAGATGTTTTGCACAAGTTTTTGGGCAAACTTGCCGATGCGATCGCGATTTACGTTCGCTATCAAATTGACTCTGGTGCCCAAATGGTGCAACTGTTCGACTCTTGGGCAGGTCAGCTAAGTCCACAAGACTACGAAACCTTTGCCCTTCCCTACCAGCAACGGGTCGTCCAACAAGTCAAAGCCACCCACCCCGACACCCCCTTAATTCTTTATATTAACAACAGCGCTGGCTTGCTAGAACGCATGGCCAAAACCGGCGTGGATATTATCAGTTTGGATTGGACTGTGGATATGGCAGAAGCCAGACAGCGATTGGGAAATATGACCGTACAAGGCAACATCGATCCTTGCGTGTTGTTTGGCACCCAGGATACCATTCGCGATCGCATGTTGGAAACCATCCGCAAAGCCGGCAAAAACGGTCACATCCTCAACTTGGGTCACGGCGTTTTACCCCCCACGCCAGAGGAAAACGTCGCCTTTTTCTTTGAAACCGCCAAGCAAGCCGACCAATTGTTGGGTTGGTAG